The following proteins are co-located in the Acinetobacter sp. NCu2D-2 genome:
- a CDS encoding NAD(P)H-dependent flavin oxidoreductase, with protein MSLLDKFGIRHPIFLAPMAGVSTPELAAEVSNQGGLGSLGLGASTIQKAREEILKTQELTDQPFQVNFFCHETEALDAEIAQKWIAQFDSVFASFGSHPPSTLNCIYPSFKDNDGFLNLVLETRPKAVSFHFGLPHPHQIQALKDAGIITMVSATNLAEARAIEAAGIDVIIAQGIEAGGHRGIFNTKFDASVKTNNLVRLVKQYCSLPIVAAGGIMNGMQAREILDLGAEAVQLGTAFVQCKTSNANEYYRKALLSKPLTQVTASISGRPARGIINHWHTDIDTPNRLDAPAYPYTYDLAKRLHAAASKQGDQGYGAFWAGSNAAMIRELEAADLINQLVLEMMS; from the coding sequence ATGTCTTTATTGGATAAATTTGGAATCCGACATCCGATCTTTCTTGCACCAATGGCAGGTGTTTCGACCCCTGAACTGGCAGCTGAAGTATCCAATCAAGGTGGTTTAGGCTCACTCGGTTTAGGTGCAAGTACAATCCAGAAAGCTCGTGAAGAAATTTTAAAAACACAAGAACTGACCGACCAACCCTTTCAAGTGAATTTCTTTTGTCATGAAACAGAAGCGTTGGATGCAGAAATTGCTCAAAAATGGATTGCACAATTTGATTCAGTTTTCGCCTCTTTTGGCAGTCATCCTCCTAGTACATTAAACTGTATTTATCCAAGTTTTAAGGACAATGATGGCTTTTTAAATTTGGTGTTAGAAACTAGGCCCAAAGCCGTGAGTTTTCATTTTGGACTGCCTCATCCGCATCAAATTCAAGCCTTAAAAGATGCGGGTATTATTACGATGGTCTCAGCCACCAATTTAGCTGAAGCGCGTGCGATAGAAGCTGCAGGTATAGATGTCATTATTGCGCAAGGCATTGAGGCAGGTGGACATCGCGGGATTTTTAATACCAAATTTGATGCATCAGTCAAAACCAATAATCTCGTCCGTCTCGTTAAACAATATTGCTCACTGCCCATCGTTGCTGCTGGCGGCATTATGAATGGGATGCAAGCGCGTGAAATTCTTGACTTAGGTGCAGAAGCCGTTCAACTCGGTACAGCTTTTGTCCAATGTAAAACTTCCAATGCCAATGAATATTATCGTAAAGCCTTGCTCTCTAAACCGCTCACACAAGTCACTGCAAGTATTTCCGGGCGTCCAGCTCGCGGCATTATTAATCATTGGCATACCGATATTGATACACCCAATCGTTTAGATGCACCCGCTTATCCTTATACATACGATTTAGCAAAACGACTCCATGCTGCGGCATCCAAACAGGGGGATCAAGGCTATGGCGCATTTTGGGCAGGTTCAAATGCAGCAATGATTCGTGAACTCGAAGCTGCTGATTTAATTAATCAACTCGTACTAGAAATGATGAGCTAG
- a CDS encoding ferredoxin reductase: protein MNAIAKLKKPFDALTESVVDQYAINFWIQKLNPLWSVNQPLGKIVHKEVTATDTISLKIQVNRLFKFGEAGQHHPVYVVVNGIRYERSYSLTQLDDQHVLLTVKKVNKGKISNWFANTAKTGDIIEFGQPFGDMTLPQDASPLLLLAAGSGITPMLSLLTELNKQNGFNRPVQLWYWVKNNQDAAFVARFQQIADKHADFSFKVFATQAEQPAERINASYLDNTQNLEQTTVYACGPSGFVSTVEEICSAAKAVKTEAFSMSLVDQSEIGFVNIILTKTNKTVTIPKGQSILSSLEQQNIKPNHGCRMGICNKCACNKVEGSTKNLVNGAQNAEPGNLLKICVNSAQTDLVIDL from the coding sequence ATGAATGCGATTGCAAAACTTAAAAAGCCGTTCGATGCACTGACTGAAAGTGTAGTGGACCAGTATGCAATTAATTTTTGGATTCAAAAATTAAATCCGTTATGGTCTGTGAATCAGCCTTTGGGCAAGATCGTGCACAAAGAAGTGACTGCGACAGATACAATCAGTCTCAAGATTCAAGTGAACCGCTTATTTAAGTTTGGTGAAGCAGGGCAGCATCATCCAGTTTATGTTGTTGTGAATGGTATTCGTTACGAACGTAGCTATAGCTTGACTCAACTTGATGATCAGCATGTGTTGCTGACAGTTAAAAAAGTCAATAAAGGTAAAATCAGTAACTGGTTTGCCAATACTGCTAAAACAGGCGACATCATTGAATTTGGTCAACCGTTTGGTGATATGACGTTGCCGCAAGATGCATCGCCATTATTACTGTTGGCAGCGGGTAGTGGTATTACCCCAATGCTAAGCTTATTGACTGAACTCAATAAACAAAATGGATTTAATCGTCCAGTGCAGCTTTGGTATTGGGTTAAAAATAATCAAGATGCTGCTTTTGTTGCACGTTTTCAGCAAATAGCAGATAAGCACGCAGATTTTTCATTTAAAGTCTTTGCTACGCAAGCGGAACAGCCTGCTGAACGCATAAATGCATCTTATTTAGACAATACTCAAAACTTAGAGCAAACCACAGTATATGCCTGTGGTCCTTCAGGTTTTGTCAGCACAGTTGAAGAAATTTGTAGCGCTGCCAAAGCGGTAAAAACTGAAGCATTTAGCATGAGCTTGGTGGATCAATCTGAAATTGGTTTCGTCAACATCATATTAACCAAGACCAATAAAACCGTGACCATTCCAAAAGGTCAGTCAATTTTAAGCAGTCTTGAGCAACAAAATATTAAACCAAACCACGGTTGTCGTATGGGTATTTGTAATAAATGTGCCTGCAACAAAGTGGAAGGTTCTACTAAAAATTTAGTCAACGGAGCACAGAATGCAGAGCCAGGTAACTTGCTTAAAATCTGTGTGAATTCAGCGCAAACTGACTTAGTCATTGACCTATAA
- a CDS encoding DUF1615 family protein yields the protein MNKIVDSYLPAKMLSVLALSLGLTGCGNGSWWKTDEPTMDAEQIRKAIPPRVNDRTSWANDIYDITDQLGIPQTKENICTIVAVVDQESNFHPDPAVPGLGEKAVKEVQDRLEEKFTEKLGEKIGGTIAGYFQEVLKNQPSPEDNYLSQMRRVKTERELDELYREIFDYMTKHYHVSALTGAAKLVGQNIGEKLNPITTLGSMQVHIGYAKEHKRQGGNMAELRTDLYSQYGGLYYGIHRLMMYPADYDKPIYRFGDYNSGMYSSRNAAFQSMLNDLTETALDLDGDLLLYTKDGSVRSQKSQSERELISVFAKNNFIITERQIRADLKKEKDKDFEDTMTYKALTKLYKEKTGKEPVYAIMPEVVITGPKLSRDYNTNWFASRVNGRYESCMHRIRKMKL from the coding sequence ATGAACAAAATTGTTGACTCTTATTTGCCAGCAAAAATGCTGTCTGTCTTGGCACTCTCACTTGGCCTTACTGGCTGTGGCAACGGCTCTTGGTGGAAAACAGATGAACCAACCATGGATGCTGAACAAATTCGTAAAGCTATTCCACCACGTGTCAATGATCGTACTTCTTGGGCAAATGATATTTACGATATTACGGATCAGCTCGGTATTCCTCAGACCAAAGAAAATATTTGCACGATTGTGGCTGTAGTTGACCAAGAATCTAACTTTCATCCCGACCCTGCTGTGCCCGGCTTAGGTGAAAAAGCGGTTAAAGAAGTTCAAGATCGTTTAGAAGAAAAATTCACTGAAAAACTCGGTGAAAAAATTGGTGGAACGATTGCGGGCTATTTCCAAGAAGTCCTCAAAAATCAGCCTAGTCCTGAAGATAACTATTTAAGTCAAATGCGTCGCGTGAAAACTGAACGTGAACTTGATGAATTATATCGTGAAATATTTGACTATATGACCAAGCATTATCATGTCAGCGCACTGACAGGTGCTGCAAAATTAGTCGGTCAAAATATTGGTGAAAAGCTGAATCCAATTACCACCTTAGGCTCCATGCAAGTCCATATTGGCTATGCCAAAGAACATAAACGCCAAGGCGGAAATATGGCGGAACTCCGTACCGATTTATATAGTCAGTATGGTGGTTTGTACTACGGCATCCATCGTTTAATGATGTACCCAGCAGATTATGACAAGCCAATTTATCGTTTTGGTGACTATAACTCAGGCATGTATTCAAGCCGCAATGCAGCCTTCCAAAGTATGCTGAATGACTTAACTGAAACTGCCTTAGATTTAGATGGTGACTTACTGCTATACACCAAAGATGGTAGCGTCCGCTCACAAAAAAGTCAGTCTGAACGTGAGCTGATTAGTGTCTTTGCTAAAAACAATTTTATTATCACTGAACGTCAAATTCGTGCAGATTTGAAAAAAGAAAAAGATAAAGATTTTGAAGACACGATGACCTATAAAGCGCTCACTAAGCTTTATAAGGAAAAAACAGGTAAAGAACCTGTATACGCCATTATGCCTGAAGTAGTGATTACCGGTCCGAAATTAAGCCGAGACTACAACACCAATTGGTTTGCATCCCGTGTTAATGGTCGCTATGAATCATGCATGCATCGCATTCGCAAAATGAAACTCTAG
- a CDS encoding fatty acid desaturase family protein produces MNMPVKFQYFKNPKNRELSEVELAELARELDAIKQEVLDDLGEKDAKYIRRVYSAIRYSSIAGRALLFAGWFPPAWVLGTGLLGFAKIMENMELGHNVMHGQYDWMNDPKLNGQTYEWDIVGTSDNWRQTHNYKHHTYTNIKGMDDDIGYGLVRLFPEQRWKPFYLFQPIYSIPFCLLFQWGVAIQNLELGKYFKGRKTAEQTKEEWKPMQRKIGKQLFKDYVFFPLIAGPAALPVLAGNCVANGLRNIWTFSIIFCGHFTKDVEVFPKSVLENESRGHWYMRQIRGSSNLTGSEFFHILTGHLSHQIEHHLYPDVPARRYRQMGPKVQAVCEKYGLNYNNASLVKQYGSVLKRIVKYAFPFKK; encoded by the coding sequence ATGAATATGCCTGTAAAATTCCAATATTTTAAAAATCCAAAAAACCGTGAATTAAGTGAAGTAGAACTTGCTGAATTGGCTCGTGAACTCGATGCAATCAAACAAGAAGTGTTGGATGACTTAGGTGAAAAAGACGCGAAATATATTCGCCGTGTCTATTCTGCAATTCGTTATTCGTCGATTGCAGGTCGTGCATTATTGTTTGCAGGCTGGTTCCCACCTGCATGGGTTTTAGGCACAGGTTTACTTGGTTTTGCCAAAATCATGGAAAACATGGAGCTTGGTCATAACGTCATGCATGGTCAGTATGACTGGATGAATGATCCTAAATTGAATGGTCAAACCTACGAGTGGGATATTGTCGGTACATCGGATAACTGGCGTCAAACCCACAACTATAAACATCATACTTATACCAATATTAAAGGTATGGATGATGATATTGGTTATGGCTTGGTGCGTTTGTTCCCAGAACAACGCTGGAAACCATTCTATTTATTCCAACCGATTTATAGCATTCCATTCTGCTTATTGTTCCAATGGGGTGTAGCGATTCAAAACTTGGAATTGGGTAAATACTTCAAAGGTCGTAAAACTGCTGAGCAGACCAAAGAAGAATGGAAACCAATGCAACGCAAAATTGGCAAGCAATTGTTCAAAGACTATGTGTTCTTCCCACTCATTGCGGGTCCTGCTGCATTACCTGTATTGGCAGGTAACTGTGTGGCAAATGGTTTACGTAATATTTGGACATTTAGTATTATTTTCTGTGGTCACTTCACGAAAGATGTCGAAGTTTTCCCGAAATCGGTACTTGAAAATGAAAGCCGTGGTCATTGGTATATGCGCCAAATCCGTGGTTCTTCAAACTTAACGGGTTCTGAGTTTTTCCATATCTTGACTGGTCATTTAAGCCATCAAATTGAACATCACTTGTATCCTGATGTACCTGCGCGTCGTTATCGTCAAATGGGTCCAAAAGTACAAGCTGTATGTGAAAAATATGGTTTGAACTACAACAATGCAAGTTTGGTGAAACAGTACGGCAGCGTGCTTAAACGTATTGTGAAATACGCTTTCCCATTTAAGAAATAA
- a CDS encoding transposase, which yields MLFNFNISRLDQRLVKRYNNLVQLNMNPLASLAPAIKDIASAQKNSFATTQAVWRFLNNDKISFKQLNEPIQKLACDQIKTSLHRYALVIHDWSQIQYVTHRNKTQKLQRTHQYDSGYELQTSLLVDAASGLPVAPLAQTLSSASGCYSTFNEQQTERKTHLDSLSEQIQKVEQFPLDKTCVHIIDREGDSIAHLRELSSHGFQWLIRAKEGNRIEHQGEICKVGEVAERIEIQQVKPISYKGNQHMLYVGETNVRLTRAAKSNKKDCLGQRVTPQKGAAIEARLIIAVVKDINEKTVARWSLISNVPTEITAVELTTWYYWRWSIECYFKLLKQAGHDIESWLQTTPEAILRRLLISCMACVLTWRVQRCTDEQNQKVRAFLTRLSGRQQKRGKVESAPAILAGLSILLNTLQLLSEYSIDELNEIATIALGT from the coding sequence ATGCTCTTCAATTTTAACATCTCTCGCTTAGATCAGCGCCTTGTCAAACGTTACAACAACCTTGTTCAACTCAATATGAATCCTCTTGCTTCACTTGCTCCTGCAATCAAAGATATTGCCTCTGCTCAAAAAAATAGTTTCGCAACGACGCAAGCTGTATGGCGGTTTTTAAATAATGATAAAATCTCATTTAAACAATTAAATGAACCTATTCAAAAACTTGCTTGTGATCAGATTAAGACATCGCTGCATCGTTATGCTTTAGTTATTCATGATTGGTCACAAATCCAATATGTGACACATCGTAATAAAACCCAAAAACTCCAAAGGACACATCAGTACGACTCAGGCTATGAATTACAAACGAGCTTACTTGTTGATGCTGCTTCTGGACTTCCTGTTGCTCCATTAGCTCAGACCCTTTCTAGTGCTTCAGGTTGCTATTCGACATTCAATGAGCAACAGACCGAACGTAAAACCCATTTAGACTCCCTTTCTGAACAAATTCAAAAAGTTGAACAGTTTCCTCTTGATAAAACCTGCGTACATATTATTGATCGTGAAGGAGATTCCATTGCTCATCTCAGGGAATTAAGCAGTCATGGTTTTCAATGGCTTATTCGAGCAAAGGAAGGAAATCGGATTGAGCATCAGGGTGAAATATGTAAAGTTGGAGAAGTTGCTGAACGTATCGAAATACAGCAAGTGAAACCCATTTCTTATAAGGGTAATCAACATATGCTTTATGTTGGAGAAACCAATGTTCGGCTTACCCGTGCTGCAAAATCAAATAAAAAAGATTGTTTAGGTCAAAGAGTTACTCCTCAGAAAGGTGCTGCAATTGAGGCTAGACTGATTATTGCGGTGGTTAAAGATATTAATGAAAAGACAGTTGCAAGATGGTCATTGATCAGTAATGTACCAACTGAGATTACCGCAGTAGAACTGACGACTTGGTATTACTGGCGTTGGTCAATCGAATGTTATTTCAAACTTCTCAAGCAAGCAGGCCATGATATTGAGTCATGGCTTCAGACTACGCCAGAAGCGATTTTAAGGCGTTTGCTAATCAGTTGTATGGCTTGTGTGTTGACGTGGAGAGTACAGCGCTGTACAGATGAACAAAATCAGAAAGTCCGTGCATTTTTGACTAGACTTTCAGGTAGACAACAGAAAAGAGGCAAGGTAGAGAGTGCGCCTGCCATATTGGCAGGACTCTCGATTTTACTAAATACTCTTCAACTGCTCTCAGAATATTCAATAGATGAACTGAATGAAATCGCAACTATTGCACTAGGTACCTAA
- a CDS encoding putative DNA modification/repair radical SAM protein, with product MSDRIREKLQILADAAKYDVSCSSSGSKRQNKDKGLGNTGNGICHSYTEDGRCVSLLKILFSNVCIFDCAYCVSRRSNDVKRAAFTVQEVVDLTMNFYRRNYIEGLFLSSGIFKSADYTMERMLQVVKKLRLEENFNGYIHLKTIPGASQEIITEAGLYVDRMSINLEMPTEAGLQKFAPEKTHTEVQKDLGIVRDRLIQLKDERKIIKSVPKFVPAGQTTQMVVGAHSETDKDIILMADRHYKEFKLKRVYFSGYIPINPEEKALPVIGSAPPLLRENRLYQSDWLMRFYGFSADEIVDDQHPNLDLDIDPKLSWALRHPEALPVDINRADYKIILRVPGIGVRSAKKIVQARRFGQIHIDQLKRMGVAYNRAQHFIRCADTPKFKKEQQSYQIRQQILMSGQSKYQQQLSPQLGFGF from the coding sequence ATGTCTGATCGTATCCGTGAAAAACTGCAAATTTTAGCCGATGCTGCCAAATATGATGTGTCCTGTTCATCGAGTGGCAGTAAGCGTCAAAACAAAGATAAAGGCTTGGGCAATACCGGTAATGGTATTTGTCATAGCTATACTGAAGATGGTCGCTGTGTCTCATTACTGAAAATACTGTTTTCCAATGTCTGTATTTTTGACTGTGCCTATTGTGTCTCTCGTCGTTCCAATGACGTAAAACGTGCTGCATTTACCGTGCAGGAAGTGGTCGATCTGACCATGAATTTTTATCGCCGTAATTATATTGAAGGGCTGTTTTTAAGTTCGGGAATTTTTAAATCAGCAGATTACACCATGGAGCGGATGTTGCAGGTGGTGAAAAAGCTGCGTCTTGAAGAAAATTTTAATGGTTATATTCATCTCAAAACCATTCCCGGAGCATCGCAGGAGATCATTACTGAAGCGGGTTTATATGTCGACCGGATGAGTATCAACCTGGAAATGCCAACCGAAGCAGGCCTGCAAAAGTTTGCCCCAGAGAAAACCCATACAGAAGTGCAAAAAGATCTGGGAATTGTGCGGGATCGCCTAATCCAGTTGAAAGATGAACGTAAGATCATCAAATCCGTTCCCAAATTTGTTCCCGCAGGGCAGACCACGCAAATGGTGGTCGGTGCGCATAGTGAAACGGACAAAGATATTATTTTGATGGCTGATCGGCACTACAAGGAATTTAAGCTGAAACGCGTGTATTTTTCTGGCTATATTCCAATTAACCCCGAAGAAAAAGCCTTACCCGTAATCGGCTCAGCGCCACCCTTATTAAGAGAAAATCGTCTATATCAGTCTGACTGGCTGATGCGTTTTTATGGATTTTCAGCGGATGAAATTGTGGATGACCAGCATCCAAATCTGGACCTAGATATTGATCCAAAGCTGAGCTGGGCTTTACGTCATCCTGAGGCCCTCCCGGTTGATATTAACCGAGCCGACTACAAAATAATTTTACGCGTGCCGGGCATTGGAGTACGTTCTGCCAAAAAGATTGTACAGGCACGCCGTTTTGGTCAGATTCATATCGACCAACTGAAAAGGATGGGCGTGGCGTATAACCGAGCGCAGCATTTTATTCGCTGTGCAGATACACCAAAATTTAAAAAGGAGCAGCAATCCTATCAAATTCGCCAACAGATTTTGATGTCAGGACAATCTAAGTATCAGCAGCAATTGTCTCCACAACTCGGATTTGGGTTCTAA
- the dusB gene encoding tRNA dihydrouridine synthase DusB has protein sequence MYIGPYQLSNNLIVAPMAGVTDRPFRTLCKYFGAGHAVSEMMTSDKTLRMSKKSLYRANFDGELAPISAQIAGSEPADMAEAARYQVANGAQIVDINMGCPAKKVCNKLAGSALLKDEDLVARILDAVVAAVDVPVTLKTRLGYLNGHENIMRVAKRAEEAGIAALALHGRTREDMYLNTARYSLIKDVKEMLNIPVIANGDIDSPEKAKYVLDYTGVDAVMIGRAAQGRPWIFREIGHYLKTGEHLAAPSIQEVKDVLLGHLSELYEFYGEYSGCRISRKHIAWYTKGLRSSNEFRQNMYKVESTADQYKVVEDYFNHLLDHGEIMSDIQMEQVNLLENS, from the coding sequence ATGTATATTGGTCCGTATCAACTGTCAAATAATCTGATCGTTGCACCGATGGCAGGTGTGACTGACCGTCCATTTCGTACCCTATGCAAGTACTTTGGCGCGGGGCATGCCGTCAGTGAAATGATGACATCTGATAAAACCTTACGTATGAGTAAGAAAAGTTTATATCGTGCCAATTTTGATGGTGAGCTTGCACCGATTTCTGCACAAATTGCCGGTTCTGAGCCAGCCGATATGGCAGAAGCCGCTCGTTACCAAGTTGCAAATGGTGCGCAAATTGTTGACATTAATATGGGCTGTCCAGCCAAAAAAGTCTGCAACAAACTGGCTGGTTCAGCGTTGCTCAAAGATGAAGATTTGGTGGCCCGTATTTTAGATGCTGTGGTGGCTGCAGTCGATGTACCTGTGACTTTAAAAACCCGTTTGGGATATTTAAACGGGCATGAAAATATTATGCGTGTCGCCAAACGTGCCGAAGAAGCAGGCATTGCAGCACTCGCATTGCATGGTCGTACCCGTGAAGATATGTATTTAAATACAGCACGATATTCTTTAATTAAAGATGTGAAAGAAATGTTGAATATTCCCGTGATTGCCAACGGGGATATTGATAGTCCTGAAAAAGCCAAATATGTCCTTGATTATACGGGTGTAGATGCGGTGATGATTGGTCGTGCTGCGCAAGGTCGTCCGTGGATTTTCCGTGAAATCGGACATTATTTAAAGACTGGCGAACATTTGGCTGCACCAAGTATTCAAGAAGTGAAAGATGTTTTGCTCGGGCACTTGTCTGAACTTTATGAATTTTATGGCGAATATTCAGGTTGCCGGATTTCGCGTAAACATATTGCTTGGTACACCAAAGGTTTACGTTCAAGCAATGAGTTTCGCCAAAATATGTATAAAGTTGAAAGTACAGCCGATCAATATAAAGTGGTCGAAGATTACTTTAATCACTTGCTTGATCATGGTGAGATCATGAGTGATATTCAAATGGAACAAGTGAATTTACTCGAAAATTCATAA
- a CDS encoding HAD-IB family hydrolase translates to MHASHSQNETLALFDFDGTLYPHDSFTGFIFYTLSKRHIIRRGIPILPWILAYYAKLYPAHKMRPKLYQAMFKGITVKDISIKRQHYVLKLLQNLHPELLKQLLQHQAQHHRVVLVSATVDLYLKDVAEQLGIDVICSKVEVKSGILTGRYTTEDCSNTHKKQRIIQQFSLEQLQTIYAYGNSHEDLEMLSLSHQPYMVGQTKDLPRISTE, encoded by the coding sequence ATGCATGCATCGCATTCGCAAAATGAAACTCTAGCCTTATTTGATTTCGATGGCACCCTGTATCCGCATGATAGCTTTACAGGGTTCATCTTCTATACACTGTCCAAACGACATATTATTCGCCGTGGCATTCCTATTTTGCCTTGGATTTTAGCCTATTACGCCAAACTGTACCCTGCACATAAAATGCGCCCAAAACTTTATCAAGCCATGTTTAAAGGCATAACAGTTAAAGATATTTCAATAAAAAGGCAACACTACGTTCTAAAATTACTGCAAAATCTTCATCCTGAGTTATTAAAACAATTACTACAGCACCAAGCACAACATCATCGAGTGGTTTTAGTCTCTGCAACCGTTGATCTGTATTTAAAAGACGTGGCTGAGCAGCTTGGGATAGATGTGATTTGCAGCAAAGTTGAAGTCAAGTCAGGCATTCTAACCGGCCGCTATACCACTGAAGATTGTAGTAACACGCATAAAAAGCAAAGAATTATTCAGCAATTTTCATTAGAGCAATTGCAAACAATTTATGCCTATGGCAACAGTCATGAAGATCTTGAAATGCTCAGCCTTTCTCATCAGCCTTATATGGTCGGTCAAACGAAAGATTTGCCACGCATTTCTACTGAATAA